A window of Juglans regia cultivar Chandler chromosome 7, Walnut 2.0, whole genome shotgun sequence contains these coding sequences:
- the LOC108989432 gene encoding chlorophyllase-2-like, producing MAASTSADAAVSSKATTNTTTTANVFDFGKYHTEQPKNVEPYCCLKKSTLANPPPKPLLVAMPSEAGEYPLLVLLHGYLLRNSFYSQLIRHIASHGFIVVAPQLYCLTGLDASVDIKSTAETIKWLSGGGLQDVLPANVQPDLKKLGLAGHSRGGKAAFALALGKVETSALKLSALIGIDPVDGKREGMQINPPVLTYSPHSFELGHMPVMVIGTGLGEVQSGLLCACAPKGVNHDEFYKECQAPACHFVAKDYGHLDMLDDETKGLLGTFTYCSCKNGKSREPMRRFVGGIVVAFMKAHLLGDDSDLMAVINGTETAPVDLTIEFDI from the exons ATGGCTGCTTCTACTTCTGCTGATGCTGCTGTTAGTAGTAAAGCTACTACTAATACTACCACCACAGCAAATGTTTTTGATTTTGGCAAGTACCATACGGAGCAACCTAAGAATGTGGAACCATATTGTTGCCTCAAGAAGTCTACACTTGCTAATCCACCCCCAAAGCCGCTTTTGGTTGCTATGCCAAGTGAAGCTGGAGAATACCCACTGCTAGTCCTCCTTCATGGTTACCTTCTCCGCAACTCATTTTATTCTCAGCTCATCCGACACATCGCCTCCCATGGATTCATTGTTGTTGCCCCTCAG CTATACTGCCTGACTGGATTAGATGCATCTGTTGACATAAAGTCCACAGCAGAAACAATAAAATGGTTATCCGGGGGCGGACTCCAAGACGTGCTTCCAGCAAATGTTCAACCAGATTTAAAAAAGCTAGGACTTGCTGGCCATAGCCGTGGAGGCAAGGCAGCTTTTGCACTTGCGCTTGGAAAAGTAGAAACTTCTGCTCTGAAGCTCTCTGCCTTAATAGGCATTGACCCGGTTGATGGGAAAAGAGAAGGGATGCAAATCAATCCACCAGTACTCACCTATAGTCCTCATTCATTTGAGCTTGGTCATATGCCTGTAATGGTTATTGGAACGGGCTTGGGTGAAGTACAAAGCGGTCTATTATGTGCATGTGCTCCCAAGGGTGTTAACCATGACGAGTTCTACAAGGAATGCCAAGCGCCGGCTTGTCATTTTGTGGCCAAGGACTACGGCCACCTTGACATGCTGGATGACGAGACCAAGGGGCTTCTAGGGACTTTTACATATTGCAGCTGTAAAAATGGGAAGTCTAGGGAGCCCATGAGGAGGTTTGTTGGAGGAATTGTGGTTGCGTTCATGAAAGCTCATCTGCTTGGTGATGATAGTGACTTAATGGCTGTAATAAACGG